A window from Oreochromis aureus strain Israel breed Guangdong linkage group 16, ZZ_aureus, whole genome shotgun sequence encodes these proteins:
- the naxd gene encoding ATP-dependent (S)-NAD(P)H-hydrate dehydratase isoform X1 has product MQANTTRGFLWSDVETRTLLNIWGEQDIQAALDGNFRNSFVYRDVSRRLGAMGFERTPEQCRVRIKSLKRQYLLAKEGNLRNNGQYHKICKFYDTMERILSNRPSMDAQEFIDSGAGGEEAVDGPEEDGEDAQDAYSESTGECPYPAETEVKLEYPTVPIPIPVKVTVGNNGTCAKPPNSSQSASCLSARAPKRPRKRRANFPMEKLMEQFLEQSAQAEDNFYRMEEQRLQAEDRRREAEHARELHMLQMLGQMFASISSARPGSASALSKTTNPGPAPVISSTSPSHTRGHSSLPKRPSPQTDSLAQQNPFLSADPQALVFERFYGLGSTSHRGMEDDILSLVKNIVPPLTSKKHKGQDGRIGIIGGCQDYTGAPYFAAISALKVGADLSHVFCTKDAAAVIKSYSPELIVHPVLDSPNAVEEIEKWLPRLHGLVVGPGLGREDLLLKTAKEVIEKTKARDIPIVIDADGLWLITQQPSVIQGYQKGILTPNFMEFTRLYEALHHEPMDSSDYQRSVMQLSVAMGNLTLVLKGEQDFITDGSKVYSCSLEGSGRRCGGQGDLLSGSMGVLAHWAHAASAAGMIRSVNPSVVAAFGACSLTRQCNSQAFQQHGRSTTTSDMIQEIGSAFKKLFES; this is encoded by the exons TCCTGTGGTCGGACGTGGAGACGAGGACGCTGCTGAACATCTGGGGAGAGCAGGACATCCAGGCGGCGCTGGATGGAAACTTCCGAAACAGCTTCGTGTACCGCGACGTCTCCCGGAGGCTGGGAGCCATGGGGTTTGAAAGGACGCCCGAGCAGTGCAGGGTGCGGATCAAAAGCCTCAAGAGGCAGTACTTGTTGGCGAAGGAGGGCAATCTGCGGAATAATGGGCAGTATCACAAGATCTGCAAGTTTTATGACACCATGGAGAGGATTTTGAGTAACCGGCCGAGTATGGACGCCCAGGAGTTTATAGACAGCGGTGCGGGAGGAGAGGAGGCCGTCGATGGCCCGGAGGAGGATGGGGAAGATGCTCAGGATGCTTACTCTGAGAGCACAGGGGAGTGTCCTTATCCCGCTGAGACTGAAGTCAAGCTGGAATACCCAACTGTTCCCATCCCCATTCCGGTTAAAGTGACAGTGGGGAATAATG GGACTTGTGCGAAGCCGCCTAACAGCAGCCAGTCGGCCAGCTGTTTGTCAGCCAGAGCACCCAAACGGCCCAGGAAGCGACGCGCCAACTTCCCCATGGAGAAGCTGATGGAGCAGTTCCTGGAGCAGAGCGCCCAAGCCGAGGACAACTTCTACCGGATGGAAGAGCAGCGCTTGCAAGCAGAAGACCGGCGCCGGGAAGCTGAGCATGCCCGGGAACTGCACATGCTTCAGATGCTTGGCCAGATGTTCGCCAGCATCTCCTCTGCCAGACCCGGCTCAGCATCTGCTCTGTCCAAGACGACGAATCCTGGCCCCGCTCCGGTCATTTCCAGTACCTCCCCGTCACATACACGTGGCCACTCCAGTCTTCCCAAACGCCCTTCGCCCCAGACAGACTCTCTCGCACAGCAGAATCCATTTCTGAGCGCAGACCCTCAGGCGTTAG TGTTTGAGCGCTTCTACGGTTTGGGCTCCACGTCGCACAGAGGTATGGAGGATGACATCCTGTCACTGGTAAAGAACATAGTCCCTCCGCTGACATCCAAAAAACACAAGGGACAAGATGGACGTATTGGGATCATTGGAGGATGTCAAGA CTACACTGGAGCTCCTTACTTTGCTGCCATCTCTGCTTTAAAAGTG GGAGCTGACTTGTCTCACGTGTTCTGCACCAAAGATGCTGCAGCTGTAATCAAATCATACAGCCCTGAGCTCATAGTCCATCCAGTTCT ggACAGTCCTAACGCGGTGGAAGAAATAGAAAAATGGCTTCCGAGACTACATGGACTTGTGGTGGGTCCAGGCTTAGGAAGAGAAGACTTATTATTGAAAACAGCAAAG GAGGTCATTGAGAAAACGAAAGCAAGAGATATCCCCATAGTCATTGATGCA GACGGATTATGGCTGATTACACAGCAACCATCTGTTATCCAAGGGTACCAGAAGGGCATCCTTACGCCTAACTTTATGGAATTCACTCGATTGTATGAGGCATTG CACCATGAACCCATGGACAGCAGTGATTATCAGCGAAGCGTCATGCAGCTCAGTGTAGCTATGGGCAACCTCACCTTGGTGCTGAAGGGGGAGCAGGATTTCATCACAGATGGCAGCAAAG TGTACTCATGCAGCTTAGAAGGCAGTGGGAGACGATGCGGTGGACAGGGGGATCTCCTTTCTGGGTCTATGGGAGTGCTGGCACACTGGGCCCATGCTGCTTCCGCAGCAGGAATGATCAGAAG TGTGAATCCATCAGTGGTTGCTGCATTTGGTGCCTGTTCGCTCACCAGGCAGTGCAACAGTCAAGCATTCCAGCAGCACGGCAGGTCCACCACCACCTCAGACATGATCCAGGAGATCGGCTCAGCCTTCAAAAAGCTGTTCGAAAGCTAA
- the naxd gene encoding ATP-dependent (S)-NAD(P)H-hydrate dehydratase isoform X3 has protein sequence MIRLTCVHLPALKRSCSLVFERFYGLGSTSHRGMEDDILSLVKNIVPPLTSKKHKGQDGRIGIIGGCQDYTGAPYFAAISALKVGADLSHVFCTKDAAAVIKSYSPELIVHPVLDSPNAVEEIEKWLPRLHGLVVGPGLGREDLLLKTAKEVIEKTKARDIPIVIDADGLWLITQQPSVIQGYQKGILTPNFMEFTRLYEALHHEPMDSSDYQRSVMQLSVAMGNLTLVLKGEQDFITDGSKVYSCSLEGSGRRCGGQGDLLSGSMGVLAHWAHAASAAGMIRSVNPSVVAAFGACSLTRQCNSQAFQQHGRSTTTSDMIQEIGSAFKKLFES, from the exons TGTTTGAGCGCTTCTACGGTTTGGGCTCCACGTCGCACAGAGGTATGGAGGATGACATCCTGTCACTGGTAAAGAACATAGTCCCTCCGCTGACATCCAAAAAACACAAGGGACAAGATGGACGTATTGGGATCATTGGAGGATGTCAAGA CTACACTGGAGCTCCTTACTTTGCTGCCATCTCTGCTTTAAAAGTG GGAGCTGACTTGTCTCACGTGTTCTGCACCAAAGATGCTGCAGCTGTAATCAAATCATACAGCCCTGAGCTCATAGTCCATCCAGTTCT ggACAGTCCTAACGCGGTGGAAGAAATAGAAAAATGGCTTCCGAGACTACATGGACTTGTGGTGGGTCCAGGCTTAGGAAGAGAAGACTTATTATTGAAAACAGCAAAG GAGGTCATTGAGAAAACGAAAGCAAGAGATATCCCCATAGTCATTGATGCA GACGGATTATGGCTGATTACACAGCAACCATCTGTTATCCAAGGGTACCAGAAGGGCATCCTTACGCCTAACTTTATGGAATTCACTCGATTGTATGAGGCATTG CACCATGAACCCATGGACAGCAGTGATTATCAGCGAAGCGTCATGCAGCTCAGTGTAGCTATGGGCAACCTCACCTTGGTGCTGAAGGGGGAGCAGGATTTCATCACAGATGGCAGCAAAG TGTACTCATGCAGCTTAGAAGGCAGTGGGAGACGATGCGGTGGACAGGGGGATCTCCTTTCTGGGTCTATGGGAGTGCTGGCACACTGGGCCCATGCTGCTTCCGCAGCAGGAATGATCAGAAG TGTGAATCCATCAGTGGTTGCTGCATTTGGTGCCTGTTCGCTCACCAGGCAGTGCAACAGTCAAGCATTCCAGCAGCACGGCAGGTCCACCACCACCTCAGACATGATCCAGGAGATCGGCTCAGCCTTCAAAAAGCTGTTCGAAAGCTAA
- the naxd gene encoding ATP-dependent (S)-NAD(P)H-hydrate dehydratase isoform X2 → MPQQIQALAFCSIPVALSLIAALACLNEKVFERFYGLGSTSHRGMEDDILSLVKNIVPPLTSKKHKGQDGRIGIIGGCQDYTGAPYFAAISALKVGADLSHVFCTKDAAAVIKSYSPELIVHPVLDSPNAVEEIEKWLPRLHGLVVGPGLGREDLLLKTAKEVIEKTKARDIPIVIDADGLWLITQQPSVIQGYQKGILTPNFMEFTRLYEALHHEPMDSSDYQRSVMQLSVAMGNLTLVLKGEQDFITDGSKVYSCSLEGSGRRCGGQGDLLSGSMGVLAHWAHAASAAGMIRSVNPSVVAAFGACSLTRQCNSQAFQQHGRSTTTSDMIQEIGSAFKKLFES, encoded by the exons TGTTTGAGCGCTTCTACGGTTTGGGCTCCACGTCGCACAGAGGTATGGAGGATGACATCCTGTCACTGGTAAAGAACATAGTCCCTCCGCTGACATCCAAAAAACACAAGGGACAAGATGGACGTATTGGGATCATTGGAGGATGTCAAGA CTACACTGGAGCTCCTTACTTTGCTGCCATCTCTGCTTTAAAAGTG GGAGCTGACTTGTCTCACGTGTTCTGCACCAAAGATGCTGCAGCTGTAATCAAATCATACAGCCCTGAGCTCATAGTCCATCCAGTTCT ggACAGTCCTAACGCGGTGGAAGAAATAGAAAAATGGCTTCCGAGACTACATGGACTTGTGGTGGGTCCAGGCTTAGGAAGAGAAGACTTATTATTGAAAACAGCAAAG GAGGTCATTGAGAAAACGAAAGCAAGAGATATCCCCATAGTCATTGATGCA GACGGATTATGGCTGATTACACAGCAACCATCTGTTATCCAAGGGTACCAGAAGGGCATCCTTACGCCTAACTTTATGGAATTCACTCGATTGTATGAGGCATTG CACCATGAACCCATGGACAGCAGTGATTATCAGCGAAGCGTCATGCAGCTCAGTGTAGCTATGGGCAACCTCACCTTGGTGCTGAAGGGGGAGCAGGATTTCATCACAGATGGCAGCAAAG TGTACTCATGCAGCTTAGAAGGCAGTGGGAGACGATGCGGTGGACAGGGGGATCTCCTTTCTGGGTCTATGGGAGTGCTGGCACACTGGGCCCATGCTGCTTCCGCAGCAGGAATGATCAGAAG TGTGAATCCATCAGTGGTTGCTGCATTTGGTGCCTGTTCGCTCACCAGGCAGTGCAACAGTCAAGCATTCCAGCAGCACGGCAGGTCCACCACCACCTCAGACATGATCCAGGAGATCGGCTCAGCCTTCAAAAAGCTGTTCGAAAGCTAA